One window of the Pseudomonas lurida genome contains the following:
- a CDS encoding ATPase produces the protein MRNDAKDDFDNVPSLRADLGDDDDFEPSPATSVRSRTTKVVKVKSASTGPLWALIGALLIAFAGLAWWSFQQISLMGQQLVATQESFARISEEAAGRLQDISGKVVASEASVNNGSEALKLQIKQLESQLLEQGKQQVGVAGQATELDKRLAQMTASTTDLSNANSKLQGQVQALTDAVATLKAAQGDAGKRDAEIKELSADVAALKKQGNPSAAIARIEQDLVVLKSAQDNPATNSDAPTNKEFDVFRIQTTRNITTLQSQVQNLNQRLNAPAAATPLGQ, from the coding sequence ATGCGCAACGATGCCAAAGACGACTTCGACAACGTTCCCAGCCTGCGGGCCGATCTCGGGGATGACGATGATTTCGAACCTTCCCCCGCCACCTCGGTGCGTTCGCGCACGACCAAGGTGGTAAAGGTCAAGAGCGCCAGCACCGGCCCCTTGTGGGCCCTGATCGGCGCGCTGCTGATCGCCTTTGCGGGCCTGGCCTGGTGGAGCTTCCAGCAGATTTCCCTGATGGGCCAGCAGTTGGTTGCCACCCAGGAGAGCTTTGCGCGCATCAGCGAGGAAGCGGCGGGGCGCCTGCAGGATATTTCCGGCAAGGTGGTCGCCAGTGAAGCCAGCGTCAACAATGGCAGCGAAGCGCTGAAACTGCAGATCAAGCAACTCGAAAGCCAGTTGCTGGAGCAGGGCAAGCAGCAAGTCGGCGTGGCCGGCCAAGCCACCGAGCTGGATAAACGCCTGGCCCAGATGACCGCCAGCACCACTGACCTGTCCAACGCCAACAGCAAGCTGCAAGGCCAGGTCCAGGCATTGACCGACGCTGTGGCAACCCTCAAGGCCGCGCAAGGTGATGCAGGCAAGCGCGATGCCGAGATCAAGGAGCTTTCCGCTGACGTGGCCGCGCTTAAGAAGCAAGGCAACCCGAGCGCTGCCATCGCACGTATCGAACAGGACCTCGTGGTGCTCAAGAGCGCCCAGGACAACCCGGCGACCAACAGTGACGCGCCCACCAACAAAGAGTTTGATGTGTTCCGCATCCAGACCACGCGCAACATCACCACATTGCAGAGCCAGGTGCAGAACCTGAACCAGCGCCTTAATGCGCCGGCGGCAGCGACGCCGCTCGGTCAGTGA
- a CDS encoding LysR family transcriptional regulator ArgP: MFDYKLLSALAAVVEQAGFERAAQVLGLSQSAVSQRIKLLEARIGQPVLVRATPPQPTDIGRRLLNHVQQVRLLERDLQSQVPALDEEGMPERLRIALNADSLATWWAEAVSGFCAEQHLLLDLVVEDQTVGLKRMRAGEVAACICASERPVAGARSLLLGAMRYRALASSAFIARHFPDGVRADQLARTPALVFGPDDFLQHRYLASLGVDGGFEHHLCPSSEGFIRLTEAGLGWGLVPELQVRDQLEKGILVELLPDKPIDVPLYWHHWRSGGQLLGLLTDHLAQACGQWLVPYQQ; this comes from the coding sequence ATGTTCGACTATAAATTGCTTTCTGCCCTGGCGGCGGTGGTGGAACAGGCGGGCTTCGAGCGCGCCGCCCAAGTGCTGGGGTTGTCGCAATCGGCGGTGTCCCAGCGCATCAAGCTGCTGGAGGCCCGCATCGGCCAGCCGGTGTTGGTGAGGGCCACGCCACCGCAGCCCACCGATATCGGTCGTCGTCTGCTCAACCATGTGCAACAGGTGCGACTGCTGGAGCGTGACCTGCAAAGCCAGGTGCCGGCGCTGGACGAGGAAGGCATGCCCGAGCGCTTGCGCATCGCGTTGAACGCCGACAGCCTCGCCACCTGGTGGGCCGAGGCCGTCAGCGGTTTTTGCGCCGAGCAGCATCTGCTGCTGGACCTGGTGGTGGAGGACCAGACCGTGGGCCTCAAACGCATGCGCGCCGGTGAGGTGGCGGCCTGTATCTGCGCCAGCGAGCGTCCGGTGGCGGGCGCGCGCAGCCTGTTGCTCGGCGCCATGCGCTATCGCGCACTGGCCAGCTCGGCCTTTATCGCCCGGCACTTTCCGGATGGCGTGCGCGCTGATCAACTGGCGCGCACCCCGGCCCTGGTATTTGGCCCGGATGATTTCCTGCAGCACCGCTACCTGGCATCCCTCGGTGTGGACGGCGGTTTCGAGCACCATTTATGCCCGTCGTCCGAAGGCTTCATCCGCCTGACGGAAGCCGGCCTGGGCTGGGGGCTGGTGCCGGAATTGCAGGTACGCGACCAGCTGGAAAAGGGCATATTGGTCGAATTATTGCCAGATAAGCCGATCGATGTGCCGTTGTACTGGCATCATTGGCGCAGTGGCGGGCAACTGCTGGGCTTGTTGACCGATCACCTGGCCCAGGCATGTGGCCAATGGTTGGTGCCCTATCAGCAGTGA
- a CDS encoding NAD-dependent epimerase/dehydratase family protein codes for MKVLVTGASGFIGGRFARFALEQGLDVRVNGRRAEGVEHLVRRGAEFIQGDLNDADLVRDLCRDVEAVVHCAGAVGLWGKYQDFHQGNVLVTENVVEACLKQRVGRLVHLSSPSIYFDGRDHLGLTEEQVPKRFKHPYAATKYLAEQKVFGAQEFGLEVLALRPRFVTGAGDMSIFPRLLKMQRKNRLAIVGDGLNKVDFTSVHNLNEALLSSLLAPGSALGKAYNISNGTPVPVWDVVNYVMRQMELPQVTRYRSYGLSYSVAALNEAFCAMWPGRPEPALSRLGVQVMNKDFTLDISRARHYLDYEPKVSLWTALDEFCSWWKAQDPGLK; via the coding sequence ATGAAAGTTCTGGTCACCGGCGCAAGCGGCTTCATTGGCGGGCGCTTTGCGCGTTTCGCCTTGGAGCAGGGCTTGGACGTGCGGGTCAACGGGCGGCGTGCCGAAGGGGTGGAACACCTGGTGCGGCGCGGTGCCGAGTTTATCCAGGGTGATTTGAATGATGCAGACCTGGTGCGTGACCTGTGCCGCGACGTCGAAGCCGTGGTGCACTGCGCGGGCGCGGTCGGGCTGTGGGGCAAGTATCAGGACTTCCATCAAGGCAACGTGCTGGTGACCGAGAACGTCGTCGAAGCCTGCCTCAAGCAGCGTGTCGGCCGGCTGGTGCACCTGTCGTCGCCATCGATCTACTTTGACGGCCGCGATCACCTGGGGCTGACCGAAGAGCAAGTGCCCAAGCGCTTCAAGCACCCTTATGCCGCCACCAAGTACCTGGCCGAGCAGAAGGTGTTCGGTGCCCAGGAGTTCGGCCTCGAAGTGCTGGCCCTGCGCCCGCGCTTCGTGACCGGCGCCGGTGACATGAGCATCTTCCCGCGCCTGCTGAAAATGCAGCGCAAGAACCGCCTGGCCATCGTTGGCGACGGCCTGAACAAGGTCGATTTCACCAGCGTGCACAACCTCAACGAAGCGCTGCTCAGCAGTCTGCTCGCCCCCGGTTCAGCGCTGGGCAAGGCCTACAACATCAGCAACGGTACACCGGTGCCGGTGTGGGACGTGGTGAACTACGTGATGCGCCAAATGGAGTTGCCGCAGGTGACGCGGTATCGGTCCTACGGGTTGTCCTACAGCGTGGCGGCGCTCAACGAGGCGTTCTGTGCAATGTGGCCGGGGCGCCCCGAGCCAGCATTGTCGCGCCTTGGCGTCCAAGTGATGAACAAAGATTTCACCCTCGACATCAGCCGCGCCAGGCATTATCTGGACTACGAGCCCAAGGTCAGCCTGTGGACCGCCCTCGACGAGTTCTGCAGTTGGTGGAAGGCCCAGGACCCGGGGTTGAAGTAA
- a CDS encoding putative bifunctional diguanylate cyclase/phosphodiesterase: MKLELKNSLSVKLLRVVLLSALIVGVALSVAQIVFDAYKTRQAVAGDAQRILDMFRDPSTQAVYSLDREMGMQVIEGLFQDDAVRMASIGHPNETMLAEKSRALQQAPSRWLTDLILGQERTFTTPLVGKGPYSEYYGDLSITLDTATYGQGFIVNSVIIFISGVLRALAMGLVLYLVYHWLLTKPLSRIIEHLTSINPDRPSEHKIPQLKGHERNELGLWINTANQLLESIERNTHLRHEAESSLLRMAQYDFLTGLPNRQKLQEQLDKILIDAGRRQRRVAVLCVGLDDFKSVNEQFTYQAGDKLLLALADRLRAHSGRLGALARLGGDQFALVQADIDQPYEAAELAQSILDDLEAEFALDHEGIRLRATIGITLFPEDGDSTEKLLQKAEQTMTLAKTRSRNRYQFYIASVDSEMRRRRELEKDLREALSRDQFHLVYQPQISYRDNRVVGVEALIRWQHPEHGLVPPDLFIPLAEQNGTIISIGEWVLDQACRQLREWHDLGFTSLRMAVNLSTVQLHHTELPRVVNNLMQIYRLPPRSLELEVTETGLMEDISTAAQHLLSLRRSGALIAIDDFGTGYSSLSYLKSLPLDKIKIDKSFVQDLLDDDDDATIVRAIIQLGKSLGMQVIAEGVETAEQEAYIISEGCHEGQGYHYSKPLPARELAAFLKQAERNNAAIL; encoded by the coding sequence TTGAAGCTGGAACTCAAGAACAGCTTGTCGGTGAAGTTGCTACGGGTTGTGCTGCTGTCGGCGTTGATCGTGGGCGTGGCGCTGAGCGTGGCGCAGATCGTCTTCGATGCCTACAAGACGCGCCAGGCCGTGGCCGGCGATGCCCAGCGCATCCTCGACATGTTTCGCGACCCTTCGACGCAGGCCGTCTACAGCCTGGACCGCGAAATGGGCATGCAAGTCATTGAGGGTCTGTTCCAGGATGACGCCGTACGCATGGCGTCCATCGGCCATCCCAATGAAACCATGCTGGCCGAGAAGAGCCGCGCCTTGCAGCAGGCGCCCAGCCGCTGGTTGACCGACCTGATTCTTGGCCAGGAACGTACCTTCACTACGCCCCTGGTCGGCAAAGGCCCCTACAGCGAGTACTACGGTGACCTGAGTATCACCCTCGACACCGCCACGTATGGCCAGGGTTTTATCGTCAATTCGGTGATCATCTTTATTTCCGGGGTGCTGCGGGCCTTGGCCATGGGCCTGGTGCTGTACCTGGTCTATCACTGGCTGCTGACCAAGCCGCTGTCGCGGATTATCGAGCACCTGACCTCGATCAACCCCGACCGGCCCAGCGAACACAAGATCCCCCAGCTCAAGGGGCACGAGCGCAATGAATTGGGGCTGTGGATCAATACCGCCAACCAATTGCTCGAATCCATCGAGCGTAATACCCACCTGCGCCATGAAGCCGAAAGCAGCCTGTTGCGCATGGCCCAGTATGACTTCCTGACCGGCCTGCCGAACCGCCAGAAACTGCAGGAGCAACTGGACAAGATCCTCATCGACGCAGGTCGCCGGCAACGGCGCGTGGCGGTGTTGTGCGTGGGGCTGGATGACTTCAAGAGCGTCAACGAGCAGTTCACCTACCAGGCCGGCGACAAATTGCTGCTGGCCCTGGCTGATCGCCTGCGGGCCCACAGTGGCCGCCTCGGCGCCCTGGCCCGATTGGGTGGCGACCAGTTCGCCCTGGTACAAGCCGATATCGACCAGCCCTACGAGGCTGCCGAGCTGGCACAAAGCATCCTTGACGACCTGGAAGCAGAGTTTGCCCTCGACCATGAAGGCATCCGCCTGCGCGCCACCATCGGCATCACCTTGTTCCCGGAAGACGGCGACAGCACCGAAAAGCTCCTGCAGAAAGCCGAACAGACCATGACCCTGGCCAAGACCCGTTCGCGCAACCGCTATCAGTTCTATATCGCCAGCGTCGACAGCGAAATGCGCCGGCGCCGAGAACTGGAAAAAGACCTGCGCGAGGCCCTCAGCCGCGACCAGTTCCACTTGGTGTACCAGCCGCAGATCAGCTACCGCGACAATCGCGTGGTCGGCGTGGAAGCCCTGATCCGCTGGCAGCATCCTGAACACGGCCTGGTGCCACCCGACTTGTTCATCCCCCTGGCGGAACAGAACGGGACGATTATCTCGATTGGCGAATGGGTACTGGACCAGGCTTGCAGGCAGTTACGCGAATGGCATGACCTGGGTTTCACCAGCCTGCGCATGGCGGTCAACCTGTCCACCGTGCAATTGCACCACACCGAGTTGCCGCGGGTGGTCAACAACCTGATGCAGATCTACCGCCTGCCGCCGCGCAGCCTGGAACTGGAAGTCACCGAAACCGGCCTGATGGAAGACATCAGCACCGCTGCCCAGCACCTGTTGAGCCTGCGCCGTTCCGGAGCGTTGATTGCCATTGATGACTTCGGCACCGGTTATTCATCCCTCAGTTACCTGAAAAGCCTGCCCCTGGACAAGATCAAGATCGACAAGAGCTTCGTTCAGGACCTGTTGGATGATGATGACGATGCCACCATCGTGCGAGCGATCATCCAACTGGGCAAAAGCCTGGGCATGCAGGTGATCGCCGAAGGCGTGGAGACCGCCGAGCAAGAGGCGTACATCATCTCCGAAGGCTGCCATGAAGGTCAGGGTTACCACTACAGCAAACCCTTGCCCGCGCGGGAGCTGGCGGCTTTCTTGAAGCAGGCGGAGCGCAATAACGCGGCGATTCTCTGA
- a CDS encoding ABC transporter substrate-binding protein, translated as MNAINRLAVAISIASLFPLSAFAADSKGTVEVVHWWTSGGEKAAVDVLKAQVEKDGFTWKDGAVAGGGGATAMTVLKSRAVAGNPPGVAQIKGPDIQEWASTGLLDTDVLKDVAKEEKWDSLLDKKVSDTVKYDGDYVAVPVNIHRVNWLWINPEVFKKAGITKNPTTLEEFYAAGDKLKAAGFIPLAHGGQPWQDSTVFEAVVLSVMGADGYKKALVDLDNGALTGPQMVKALTELKKVATYMDVDGKGQDWNLEAGKVINGKAGMQIMGDWAKSEWTAAKKVAGKDYECVAFPGTDKAFTYNIDSLAVFKQKDKGTAAGQQDIAKVVLGENFQKVFSINKGSIPVRNDMLTKMDTYGFDSCAQTAAKDFLADAKTGGLQPSMAHNMATTLAVQGAFFDVVTNYINDPKADPADTAKKLGAAIKSAK; from the coding sequence ATGAACGCGATTAATCGCCTCGCCGTCGCTATTTCCATTGCCTCGTTGTTTCCCCTCAGTGCATTTGCCGCCGACTCGAAAGGGACGGTTGAAGTTGTGCATTGGTGGACCTCGGGTGGTGAGAAGGCGGCTGTAGATGTCCTGAAGGCCCAAGTTGAGAAAGACGGCTTCACCTGGAAAGACGGTGCCGTCGCTGGGGGTGGTGGCGCCACGGCCATGACCGTGCTGAAAAGCCGCGCCGTGGCTGGCAACCCGCCAGGCGTTGCCCAGATCAAAGGCCCCGACATCCAGGAATGGGCGTCCACTGGCCTGCTCGACACCGACGTGCTCAAAGACGTCGCCAAAGAAGAAAAGTGGGACTCCCTGCTCGACAAGAAAGTCTCCGATACCGTGAAGTACGACGGTGACTACGTCGCCGTACCGGTCAACATCCACCGCGTGAACTGGCTGTGGATCAACCCGGAAGTCTTCAAGAAAGCCGGTATCACCAAGAACCCGACCACCCTCGAAGAATTCTACGCAGCCGGTGACAAGCTCAAGGCCGCGGGCTTCATTCCGCTCGCCCATGGTGGCCAGCCTTGGCAGGACAGCACCGTGTTCGAAGCCGTTGTACTGTCGGTGATGGGTGCCGATGGCTACAAGAAAGCCCTGGTTGACCTGGACAACGGCGCACTGACCGGTCCGCAAATGGTCAAGGCGCTCACTGAGCTGAAGAAAGTCGCGACCTACATGGACGTCGACGGCAAAGGCCAGGACTGGAACCTCGAAGCGGGCAAGGTCATCAACGGCAAGGCCGGCATGCAGATCATGGGTGACTGGGCCAAGTCCGAATGGACTGCCGCCAAGAAAGTCGCCGGTAAAGACTACGAGTGCGTAGCCTTCCCGGGCACCGACAAAGCCTTCACCTACAACATCGACTCCCTGGCGGTGTTCAAGCAGAAAGACAAAGGCACCGCTGCGGGTCAGCAGGACATCGCCAAAGTCGTACTGGGTGAAAACTTCCAGAAAGTGTTCAGCATCAACAAGGGCTCGATCCCTGTGCGTAACGACATGCTGACCAAAATGGACACCTACGGCTTCGACTCCTGCGCCCAGACCGCTGCCAAGGACTTCCTGGCAGACGCCAAGACCGGCGGCCTGCAGCCAAGCATGGCGCACAACATGGCCACCACCCTGGCGGTGCAAGGTGCGTTCTTTGATGTCGTGACCAACTACATCAACGACCCGAAAGCCGACCCGGCCGACACCGCGAAGAAATTGGGCGCTGCGATCAAGTCTGCCAAGTAA
- a CDS encoding LysE/ArgO family amino acid transporter codes for MWQSYVNGLLVALGLIMAIGSQNAFVLAQSLRREHHLPVAALCVVCDALLVAAGVFGLATVLAQSPVLLAVARWGGAAFLIWYGTCALRRACSKQSLDQADNLKVRSLRAVLLSALAVTLLNPHVYLDTVLLIGSLGAQQTEPGAYVAGAASASLLWFATLALGAAWLAPWLARPATWRLLDLLVAVMMFSVAYQLISA; via the coding sequence ATGTGGCAGAGTTATGTGAACGGGCTGTTGGTAGCCCTCGGCCTGATCATGGCCATCGGGAGCCAGAATGCCTTTGTACTGGCGCAAAGCCTGCGCCGTGAACATCATCTGCCCGTGGCGGCGCTGTGCGTGGTGTGCGATGCACTGTTGGTGGCTGCGGGAGTGTTCGGCCTGGCGACGGTGCTCGCGCAAAGCCCGGTGCTGCTGGCGGTTGCACGCTGGGGCGGGGCGGCTTTCCTGATCTGGTACGGGACGTGTGCGCTACGCCGGGCCTGTTCGAAACAGAGCCTGGACCAGGCTGACAACCTCAAGGTGCGTTCACTGCGCGCGGTGCTGTTGAGTGCCTTGGCCGTCACCTTGCTCAACCCTCACGTGTACCTGGACACCGTGTTGCTGATTGGCTCACTCGGTGCCCAGCAAACCGAGCCAGGCGCCTATGTGGCCGGTGCCGCCAGCGCATCGCTGCTGTGGTTCGCCACCCTGGCGCTCGGCGCGGCGTGGCTGGCACCCTGGCTGGCGCGCCCGGCTACCTGGCGCCTTCTGGACCTGTTGGTGGCCGTGATGATGTTCAGCGTGGCCTATCAATTGATCAGCGCCTGA
- a CDS encoding carbohydrate ABC transporter permease produces MSSVAVFSKASPFDALQRWLPKLVLAPSMFIVLVGFYGYILWTFVLSFTNSTFLPSYKWAGLAQYARLFDNDRWWVASKNLAVFGGMFIGITLVIGVTLAIFLDQKIRREGFIRTIYLYPMALSMIVTGTAWKWLLNPGMGLDKLLRDWGWEGFRLDWLIDPDRVVYCLVIAAVWQASGFIMAMFLAGLRGVDQSIVRAAQIDGASMPRIYWSVVLPSLRPVFFSAVMILAHIAIKSFDLVAAMTAGGPGYSSDLPAMFMYSFTFSRGQMGMGSASAILMLGAILAIIVPYLYSELRTKRND; encoded by the coding sequence ATGAGTTCTGTTGCTGTGTTCAGCAAAGCCTCGCCGTTCGATGCACTGCAGCGCTGGCTACCCAAACTGGTGCTGGCGCCCAGCATGTTCATCGTGTTGGTGGGCTTCTACGGCTACATCCTGTGGACGTTTGTACTCTCGTTCACCAATTCCACGTTCCTGCCAAGCTACAAATGGGCGGGCCTTGCGCAATACGCGCGGTTGTTCGATAACGATCGCTGGTGGGTAGCGAGCAAGAACCTGGCTGTTTTTGGCGGGATGTTCATCGGCATTACCCTGGTTATCGGCGTGACCCTGGCGATTTTCCTCGACCAGAAAATCCGTCGTGAAGGCTTTATCCGCACCATTTACCTGTACCCGATGGCGCTCTCGATGATCGTCACCGGTACCGCCTGGAAATGGCTGCTCAACCCGGGCATGGGCCTGGACAAACTCCTGCGTGACTGGGGCTGGGAAGGCTTCCGTCTCGACTGGCTGATCGACCCGGACCGCGTGGTCTACTGCCTGGTGATCGCTGCCGTCTGGCAAGCCTCGGGCTTCATCATGGCGATGTTCCTGGCGGGCCTGCGCGGTGTTGATCAATCGATCGTGCGCGCCGCGCAGATCGACGGCGCGAGCATGCCGCGCATCTACTGGAGCGTGGTGCTGCCAAGCCTGCGTCCGGTGTTCTTCAGTGCGGTGATGATCCTGGCGCACATTGCGATCAAGAGCTTCGACCTGGTGGCGGCGATGACCGCGGGCGGCCCGGGCTACTCGTCCGACCTGCCGGCGATGTTCATGTACTCGTTCACCTTCAGCCGTGGCCAGATGGGCATGGGCTCGGCCAGTGCAATCCTGATGCTCGGTGCGATCCTCGCGATCATCGTGCCTTACCTCTACTCCGAGCTGAGGACCAAACGTAATGACTAG
- a CDS encoding D-mannose isomerase gives MTTQPLPASSWLNAPAHHAWLATEGQRLLAFAKASRLPEGFGNLDDKGQLPADAHAETMNTARMTHSFAMAHALGLPGYAELVAHGVAALSGPLRDSEHGGWFAAPHALDGNRGKAAYLHAFVALAASSAVVAGAPGAQTLLNDAIHIIDQFFWSEEEGVMLESFAQDWSGVEAYRGANSNMHATEAFLALADVTGDTRWLDRALRIVERVIHTHAAGNQFMVIEHFDVHWQPLLGYNEDNPADGFRPYGITPGHGFEWARLVLHLEAARLQAGLATPEWLVTDAKGLFASACEYAWSVDGAPGIVYTLDWHHRPVVRERLHWTHAEASAAAQALLKRTGELHYETWYRRLWEFCESHFIDRIHGSWHHELSPHNQPSSKIWGGKPDLYHAWQAVVLPALPLAPSMASAIGAGRCVTRW, from the coding sequence ATGACCACGCAACCACTGCCTGCGAGCAGTTGGCTGAACGCGCCTGCCCATCACGCCTGGCTCGCCACCGAAGGCCAGCGCCTGCTGGCATTCGCCAAGGCTTCTCGACTGCCCGAGGGCTTTGGCAACCTGGACGATAAGGGCCAGTTGCCGGCCGACGCCCACGCCGAAACCATGAACACCGCCCGCATGACCCACAGCTTCGCCATGGCCCACGCCCTGGGCTTGCCGGGGTATGCCGAGCTGGTAGCGCACGGTGTTGCCGCACTCAGTGGCCCGCTGCGTGACAGTGAGCACGGTGGCTGGTTCGCTGCGCCCCACGCCCTCGACGGTAACCGTGGCAAGGCCGCCTACTTGCACGCGTTTGTCGCTTTGGCGGCCAGCTCTGCGGTCGTGGCCGGCGCTCCCGGTGCGCAAACCCTGCTGAACGACGCCATTCATATCATCGACCAGTTTTTCTGGAGTGAAGAGGAAGGCGTGATGCTTGAGTCCTTTGCCCAGGACTGGAGCGGCGTCGAGGCCTACCGCGGTGCCAACAGCAACATGCACGCCACCGAAGCCTTCCTCGCCCTGGCCGATGTGACCGGCGATACCCGCTGGCTGGACCGCGCGCTGCGGATCGTCGAACGTGTTATCCACACCCACGCCGCTGGCAATCAGTTCATGGTAATCGAGCATTTCGATGTGCATTGGCAGCCCTTGCTCGGCTACAACGAAGACAACCCCGCCGATGGTTTTCGCCCCTACGGCATCACGCCCGGCCACGGCTTTGAATGGGCGCGGCTGGTGCTGCACCTGGAAGCCGCGCGCCTGCAAGCCGGTCTGGCCACACCCGAGTGGCTGGTGACTGACGCCAAGGGCTTGTTCGCCAGCGCCTGCGAGTATGCCTGGTCCGTGGACGGTGCCCCCGGCATCGTCTACACCCTGGACTGGCACCACCGCCCGGTAGTGCGCGAACGCCTGCACTGGACCCATGCCGAAGCCAGCGCCGCTGCCCAGGCCCTGCTCAAGCGCACGGGCGAATTGCATTACGAAACCTGGTACCGGCGGCTCTGGGAGTTTTGCGAAAGCCACTTTATCGACCGTATCCACGGCAGTTGGCACCACGAACTCAGCCCGCACAATCAACCGAGCAGCAAGATCTGGGGCGGCAAGCCGGACCTGTACCATGCCTGGCAAGCGGTCGTGCTGCCTGCACTGCCCTTGGCACCCAGCATGGCCAGTGCCATCGGGGCTGGGCGTTGTGTCACCAGATGGTGA
- a CDS encoding superoxide dismutase, with amino-acid sequence MAFELPPLPYAHDALQPHISKETLEYHHDKHHNTYVVNLNNLVPGTEFEGKTLEEIVKSSSGGIFNNAAQVWNHTFYWNCLAPNAGGQPTGALAEAINAAFGSFDKFKEEFTKTSVGTFGSGWGWLVKKADGSLALASTIGAGNPLTSGDTPLLTCDVWEHAYYIDYRNVRPKYVEAFWNLVNWKFVAEQFEGKTFTA; translated from the coding sequence ATGGCTTTCGAATTGCCGCCGCTGCCCTACGCACACGATGCCCTGCAGCCGCACATCTCCAAGGAAACCTTGGAATATCACCACGACAAGCACCACAACACCTATGTCGTGAACCTGAACAACCTGGTGCCAGGCACCGAGTTCGAAGGCAAGACCCTGGAAGAGATCGTCAAATCCTCTTCGGGCGGCATCTTCAACAACGCCGCTCAGGTCTGGAACCACACCTTCTACTGGAACTGCCTGGCGCCAAACGCCGGCGGCCAACCCACCGGCGCGCTGGCTGAAGCCATCAACGCTGCGTTCGGTTCGTTCGACAAGTTCAAGGAAGAGTTCACCAAGACGTCCGTCGGCACCTTCGGTTCCGGTTGGGGCTGGCTGGTGAAAAAAGCCGACGGTTCCCTGGCCCTGGCCAGCACCATCGGCGCCGGCAACCCGCTGACCAGCGGCGACACTCCGCTGCTGACCTGCGACGTATGGGAACACGCCTACTACATCGACTACCGCAACGTGCGTCCAAAGTATGTGGAAGCGTTCTGGAACCTGGTCAACTGGAAGTTCGTGGCTGAGCAGTTCGAAGGCAAGACCTTCACTGCCTAA
- a CDS encoding ACT domain-containing protein, whose product MAGETALASLLRSMSPHLNEGDYVFCTLPDHRIPAGCEVIGSFREQEGLTVILERQQAQQAGLAFDYVAAWITLNVHSALEAVGLTAAFASALGQAGISCNVIAGYYHDHLFVGRADAGRAMQVLQQLAANAE is encoded by the coding sequence ATGGCTGGCGAAACCGCTCTGGCATCCCTGCTGCGCAGCATGAGCCCCCACCTCAATGAGGGTGACTACGTGTTCTGCACCCTGCCCGATCATCGTATCCCTGCCGGGTGCGAAGTGATCGGCAGCTTCCGCGAGCAGGAAGGCCTGACCGTGATTCTCGAACGCCAGCAGGCGCAACAGGCCGGGCTGGCCTTTGACTACGTCGCCGCGTGGATCACCTTGAATGTGCACTCGGCGCTCGAAGCCGTGGGCCTGACCGCCGCCTTCGCCAGCGCGCTGGGCCAGGCCGGCATCAGTTGCAACGTGATTGCCGGCTATTACCACGATCACCTGTTCGTCGGCCGTGCCGATGCCGGACGCGCCATGCAGGTGTTGCAACAACTGGCGGCGAACGCGGAGTAA